One Mycobacterium sp. SMC-4 DNA window includes the following coding sequences:
- the thiD gene encoding bifunctional hydroxymethylpyrimidine kinase/phosphomethylpyrimidine kinase, with protein sequence MTIAGSDSGGGAGIQADMRTFAMLGIHGLVAVTAVTVQNSVGVRGFHEIPLDIISGQIEAVVSDIGVQAAKTGMLASAEIIGAVADAWESQGLTGQVPLVVDPVCASMHGDPLLHPSALNALRQRLFPLATLVTPNLDEVRLLTDIEVVDDDSQRAAARALHGLGPQWALVKGGHLRSSAHSPDLLFDGNDFHEFDAARIDTGHDHGAGDTLAAAVASALAHGYSVPDAVAFGKRWVTECLKAAYPLGSGHGPVSALFRLQ encoded by the coding sequence ATGACCATCGCGGGGTCGGACTCCGGTGGAGGCGCCGGCATTCAGGCCGACATGCGGACCTTCGCGATGCTCGGCATCCACGGACTTGTCGCGGTGACGGCGGTGACCGTGCAGAATTCCGTGGGCGTCCGGGGTTTTCACGAGATCCCACTGGACATCATCAGCGGACAGATCGAGGCGGTGGTGTCCGACATCGGTGTCCAGGCCGCCAAGACCGGCATGCTGGCCTCCGCGGAGATCATCGGCGCAGTCGCCGACGCGTGGGAGAGTCAGGGGTTGACCGGCCAGGTGCCGCTGGTGGTGGACCCGGTGTGCGCCTCGATGCACGGTGATCCGCTGCTGCACCCCAGCGCCCTGAATGCGCTCAGACAGCGCCTCTTTCCGCTGGCCACCCTGGTCACGCCGAATCTCGACGAGGTGCGCCTGCTGACCGATATCGAGGTCGTCGACGACGACAGCCAGCGCGCTGCCGCCCGGGCACTGCACGGATTGGGTCCGCAGTGGGCGCTGGTCAAGGGCGGGCACCTGAGGTCATCGGCGCACAGCCCCGATCTGTTGTTCGACGGCAACGACTTTCACGAGTTCGACGCTGCGCGCATCGACACCGGTCACGACCACGGCGCCGGGGACACGTTGGCCGCGGCCGTCGCCAGCGCGTTGGCGCACGGCTATTCGGTGCCCGATGCGGTGGCATTCGGAAAGCGCTG